A single window of Nicotiana sylvestris chromosome 3, ASM39365v2, whole genome shotgun sequence DNA harbors:
- the LOC138886999 gene encoding uncharacterized protein, with product MAPYKALYGRWCRSPVGWFEPGKARLLGTNLVQDALDKVKLIQDRHRTVQSRQKTYANRKVHDVAYMVGEKVLLKISPMKGVMRLGKKGKLSTLYIVAFEVLQRIGEVAYKLVFPPSLSSVHPVFHVSILQKYVVNPSHVLYLSTIQLDGDLTYDVEPVAILD from the coding sequence atggccccgTACAAGGCTTTATATGGGCGATGGTGTCGATCTCCGgtgggatggtttgagccgggtaaggctaggttgttgggtactaacttggttcaggatgctttggataaAGTTAAACTGATTCAGGATCGGCATCGCACAGTGCAGTCTAGGCAGAAGACTTATGCCAATCGGAAGGTTCACGATGTTGCTTACATGGTGGGGGAGAAGGTACTGCTCAagatttcacccatgaagggtgttatgaggctcgggaagaagggcaagttgagcacTCTATATATTGTGGcatttgaggtgcttcagaggattggagaggtggcttacaagcttgtcTTTCCGCCTAGTCTATCGAGTgttcatccagtgtttcatgtttcaATACTCCAAAAGTATGTCGTCAATCCATCACATGTTTTGTATTTaagcacgattcagttggatggtgatttgacttatgatgtggagccggtggccattttggattag